The DNA segment GCCTCCCCGAGGGCCGCATCGTATTCCCTCGCATCATCAAGCCTGGTAATCCGCTGGCGGCACTCGGCAGTCTCCCGCTCCAGGGCGTCGATTGCTTCACTGGAATCGCCTGACAGGATTCTTGCCCTCCTCTTTCAGAACGTTACTTGCCGGCTTTTTCCCTTTCTATGATCCTGACGAAGGCTTCGACGAGCCGGGGATCAAAATGTGATCCAGCGCATCGCTTCAGCTCGGCAAGGGCATCCTCGACAGGCATACCTTTGCGGTAGGGCCTGTCTGATACCATGGCATCGTAGGCATCGGTAATGCCCACTATTCTTGCCGCCAGTGGAGTGTCCTCTCCCGTTTTTTTGTCGGGATATCCTTTCCCGTCGTAGCGCTCGTGATGGTGCCTCACCACGGGAAGGACGTGCTGCAGGGAGGGAATGGGCTTCAGGATGGCCTCGCCTATGACGGGGTGCTGCTTGAGAATCTCGTATTCCTCGTCGGTGAGCTTGCCGGGCTTGTAGAGTATGCTGTCAGGGATCTTCACCTTGCCGATGTCATGGAGAAAGCTGCAGTTCTGAAGGTCAACGGCGCCCAGGTATTTCGAGAGCCTGTTCTTCGCCGAATCCGGCGCTTTCCTGAGGTCAAGCTCCACCTCGCCCACATCATGGAACATGGCGCCTTCCTCTATGGTGCGGAGTTCATCCCTGTCAGTGATGCCGAGCTCGCGGGCCAGGTCCACCGACAGGTCAATCACCCGGGAGGAATGCTCAAAAGTGAAAGTGCTTGAAGCCTTCATGAGAAGGTAGATAAGCTTGGCTGCCATCTCGTCGCCCGTCCAGAGGTCATGCTGTGATTTTTTGATTACTGACTCTATTGATGTGGCCGCCTGCTTTGCCGCCTGCTCAACCTGCTTGTCCGGGATGAGCTTCTTTGTCTCGACGGCAGTCTTTTCCATCTCTCTTGTCTCTTGGACCAGTTCCTCATGGTGAATCTCTTTCTGGATATCCACGAGGTCTCCGCGGCTCCCGCGGGGCGACTGCTCCTCAGGGGCCTTCGCCCCCGTCCCTGGCTTTCTTGAAGCGCTCCTCTCGAAGGTCTTTTCCTTTTCATGCCTCAGGAAATCCTGGAAGCTCTCCTCTTCCGTGAAGCGGCTGTCATTGCCTGAGAGCTCGTCGATGACACGCATGGAGCTGTCGATGCCTTTCCTGGATTCAGTCTTCTCATTGATCTTCACGGTATTTCTCGAGGGATCAAGAATGAAAGGCGACGTGTGAAAGGCCGTGCCGAACATGGAGAAGAGGCGATCTGTCTCCTTGATGGCCCTCACGGCCTCAATCATGGTATTTCCCCTCCTTGTGAACTGGGGAATATTCTCATCCTTCTCGGCAGCCTTTTTCTTCCGCTCCACAAAAGACTTCTCCATCAGAGGGGGCCTTGATGGCGCTTTCTCTCTCTGCTGGCTTCCTGTGACTCCGCCTGCCTTTTCCTCCTGGAGTGCGCTCTTCTCACTTTTCGCATCGCTGCGCCTTGCAGCTTTCGCCCGGGTGACCGCGTCGCCTCTGTCCCTCCCCTGATCCTGAAATTCCACGTGGGAGCCGTCAAGGCGGATTCTCAATTCATCAGCAGCCGGACGGGACGGGGGAGTGATAAGGTTATCCCTCGCGGAGAGCCTGGGCTGCATTTCAAGTGAGGTGGAGAGAATAAATGAGCGCCCTGTTTCCAGCTCAGAGGCCCTGTTCGACATCTCCACCCTGCCGGAGCGGGGCACTCCCTTTGCGGCTGCCTTCTCAACAGGCAGTACGGGCTCCGATTTTTCGCTCTTCAGGGGCATATTCATCTCTGCCTGCAGCGGCGGAACTGTGCGGCGGATTTCCACCACCTCGCGGGGGCGATCCACGCGGGGTACCACAGGCTCGCCGGGAGCCTTCGGGGCACGGCTCTCTGCCACCTCGCGGGGGCGATCCACGCGGGGCATCACAGGCTCGCCGGGAGCCTTCGGGGCGCGGCTCTCTGGCACTTCGCGGGGGCGATCCACGCGGGGCATCACAGGCTCGCCGGGAGCCTTCGGGGCGCNNNNNNNNNNNNNNNNNNNNNNNNNNNNNNNNNNNNNNNNNNNNNNNNNNNNNNNNNNNNNNNNNNNNNNNNNNNNNNNNNNNNNNNNNNNNNNNNNNNNGGCTCTCTGGCACTTCGCGGGGGCGCTCCACGCGGGGCATCACAGGCTCGCCGGGAGCCTTCGAGGCGCGGCTCTCTACTACCTCGCGGGGGCGATCCACGCGGTCGGTCCCCTGGTGAGGGGCAGTCTTCCCCTGGGAATATTCACTTCTCGGGCTTCCCGGAGCCTGGACTCTTTCACGGGCTTCCGCTCCCGCTGCCGGCGCCGTTCTGCCCCTATGATCCACCGCGGCTCCCCTTGAGGAGGGCACCGTCACTTCGCCCTGGGCCGGCACATTATGCTCGGCGTTCCGGGTGGCACCTCCGCGGGCTTCCCTCAATTCATGGGCCGGGGCTTTCCCTGCAGGACCTTGAGCCTTCTCCAAAGCCGAAGGCTGCCCGGGGGCCACCCCTCTCACCGGGGCGATGGCTTCGCCTTTTCCCTCGCCGCTCCTGAAGCCCTCTCCACGGTACTGGGTGTGGAACGCCTCATTGGGTGTGCCTGCAAGCGCCCCGCCAAAGCCAGGCTGGATTCCCTGAAACTCCCTTGAGCCCGCGATATCCTGGCCTGCCACAGGTGCCCTGCCTGCCACGCCATAAGAGTGCTCCTGAGGTCTTGCAGGCTGGCCGGGTGCCGTATATGAACTGTCAGAGACCCTCATGGACTCATTACGGCTGACATCAGCCTGGTAAGGGGTTTCCGGGGCCCTGCCGGGCTCCTTTCTCACCTGGGTCTCCTGCGATACTTTGTCGATCTTGGGCTGCGTGTCAATCTTTACCTTTTCAGCCTGGGCCTGGATATCGCTTCTTGCCCTGTCAAAGCCCGCCACCAGTGTCTGACGCGCCTCATCGACCTTTGAGGTGAGAGCCGACTTTGCCTGCTCGGCGCTTTTCTGTGCCTCGAGGGCCGAGAGGGTGCTCCGGGATTCCTCGGAATCCTTAGACTTGTCAGACATTGACTTGATACTATCGCCTATCTTCTCAACATTATCCTTTATCTCTTTTGTGTGCTTTTCCACGTCATGGCCTATGGTGCCCTCTCTTCCGCGGCCTTCACCCAGGCCTCTTTCATTTCCTCTCTCGCCAGCACCCCTCGAGCCTTCGACCTTTTCACCGATTCCGCTGTGGCGCTGCCCCTGATGCTTCTCCTGCTCTGGACCCTGACGTATTCTCTGTTCATCGGCTCCTTTCACCCCGGCGGCAGCCTTCATGTCCAGGCTCTCCCTGACCTGCCCCTGCTGCGTATCGCGGGTCACACCGGCGTTTTTCACCTTGATATCGTCAAGGCCGCCTTCCACGGAGAGCCCCGATTTCTGCTCTGCTGCCATGAGATCAGGCTTTGCTATTTTAAGGGAGGTATCTCCCTGGGTCCTGTCTGCCAGAACACCATCGGTCAAAGCCTTATCGGCCGCTCCCTTGTCCGTCAATCCCGCCACGCCTTTCAGGATATCGGACTTCCCGAGCAGATCCTGCGCCTTCTCTTTGCCGGATGGCTTCTCTTTACTGAGGGCCTGAGTCTCCTGAAGGGCCCTGTTCAGCGTCTCATCGGCATCCACGAGTTTCTGGGCACTGTCACCCAGCTGGAGTGCCTTTTCCTCTACCTCACTGTGAACCTGAGAGATCTTCGACTGCATTTCACTGTCAAGTTCGGATATTTTTGACTGGATCTCTGATTTGAGAGCTTCTCCATCAGGCTTTTCACTCTTGAGAGCCTCTTCCGCCTTTGCCTGGATCTCTTTCGCTATCTGCTCGGTCCGCGCCTTTACCTCAGTGTTGACCTGCTCCATCTTCACCGCGGCATCCTGATGGAGCTCATTGATGCCCGCCTCGACCTTCTCGGTCCGCTGCTGCTGGCTCTCCTGCGTACTCGCGGCCTGCTGCTGCTGCCTGAGTTGCTCCTGCCTGGCCTGTTCCTGCCTGAGCTCGGCCTGCTGTTCCTTTTTCTCAAGACCAGGAGGGGAATTCTTTCCCTTCATATGGCCGGGCGGCTCGTGATCATCATCATGAGTCCCCTCATGGTCGCCTTTGGCCTCATCATCCCCGTGCTTCATCCAATCCTTGATATCATGCTCAAGCTCTTTATCAGCAGTCTCTGCGGCCTTTCCTTCCTCCTCCCTGCGCTTCGCCGACTCCTCCATGGCATGTTCCAGGTCTTTATCGTCTGTTACCCCATCCCGGCCTTCTTTATGCTCATCATGAAGGCGGTTCTCTTGATCACCTCCAGGAGTTTTTTCCTCAACCCTCCCCCTATCTTCTTCCGAAGAGTGCCTATGATGCTTGCCATGGGCCTCATGGCCCCTTTCACCAGCATCGTGGGAGTCCTCTGTTCCCTTATGACCCTCATGATGGCCGTGCTTTTCATGTCCCTTGGCTTTACCATGGCCTTTCCCGTGATAATCGCCATGAGTCTCGTCATCACTATGGGTATGTCTGTCACTCCCCTCCAGGTTCCTCTCTGTCCTGGCTCCTATCCTCTCTATGTCCCTGTCAACCTTGTCCCCGAGCTTCCCTATATCCCTCTCTGTCCTGGCTCCTATATTCTCAATATCCCTGTCAATCTTGTCCCCGAGCTTCCCTATATCCCTCTCTGTCCTGGCTCCTATATTCTCAATANNNNNNNNNNNNNNNNNNNNNNNNNNNNNNNNNNNNNNNNNNNNNNNNNNNNNNNNNNNNNNNNNNNNNNNNNNNNNNNNNNNNNNNNNNNNNNNNNNNNCTCTGTCCTGGCTCCTATATTCTCAATATCCCTGTCAATCTTGTCCCCGAGCTTCTCTATATCTCTCTCTGTCCTGGCTCCTATACTCTCTATGTCCCTGTCAACCTTGTCCCCGAGCTTCCCTATATCCCTCTCTGTCCTGGCTCCTATATTCTCAATATCCCTGTCAATCTTGTCCCCGAGCTTCTCTATATCTCTCTCTGTCCTGGCTCCTATACTCTCTATGTCCCTGTCAACCTTGTCCCCGAGCTTCCCTATATCCCTCTCTGTCCAGAGTCCCAGACCCTCCACGCCGCTTTCCGCCTTATCGCATGTCCTCTCTGTACCACTGTCAATCCTGTCCCCGGGTTTCTCGATATCACTTTTTTTCTGCCCGGTTCCTTCAGTGGTGCCCATGTATGCACCCTCATGCACGGCTTCCCGGCCGCCCTTCCTGTCGTGGCTGACAGCCTCTCCAGGGCCTTCGTGGTGGCCGTGGCCTTTTCCATGGGCCTTGCCATGTCTGCCATGACCGTGGGAATCATCACTGGCAGGGCTCACCTGCGAAGCTTCATGCTGCTCCAGGGATTCCCCCGGCTTACCGCTTCCTTGCTCCTTTGAACCCAGAGAGAGCTTCAGGGGAGCTTTCGGCTTTTCTTCCTCACATGAACGCCTGGCAGGCTCTTCACTGGCTTTTTGCAGGACGTGACCATCATCTGATTGAGAAGCTCTTCTCGCTTCGGCGGGCGCAGTGAGCTTCTTTTCCTGGATACCCTCTTTTTCCGGCTTTGTTTCATTTTCACCGGATGGCTGCAGAGAGGCTGAGTCAGCCCCGAGAGCCTTCTCTGACGGCATGGGCTCTTCATTGCTTTTCTGGCCCTGGTATATGATCTGATGAAGAAGAGGCAGGAGCCTGTTGATTCCGCTCTCCTCACCGGCAGCTTTGCCACCTGCTGCCTGGTGTGAGGCAGGAGCTTCCTCACCGGGAAGCTTTTCAGTTTTTCCCTGGGCTTGAAGGCTTTTTATATCTTCCTTCGCCTTCCTGATGAGCTCTGTGCGGGCATCATCTGAAAGCCCATCAGTGCCATAGGGCTCCATTGAGGGGGGGAATGACATTGCCGCTGTGGATTTGGACGCGGAGGCGGAGAAATCAGATTCCTTCCGGATATCCCAGCTTCGGGCCGATGACTCACGGGCCTGCTCTTCACCGGGGGGTTCCTGCCTGCCCGGGAGTACTTCACGGTTTTGAGCTTCATCGGGGGATTCTTCCACAGACCTCAATGCGCCGAGGTTTTCAAGAAGGCTGCCCATCTTCTCCCTTGTAGTGAAGCTTATATAGGCCTCCAGCGAGAGGTCAAGGCTGTCGCGGATTCCACTGAGATAGACTTCCCGCGGCCCACCTGAAGGAAGCGCGGAGAAATCGGTTTCAGGCCTTATGCTCTCTGAGAGGGAGCTTATACGGCTTTCCCCGGCGCCCCGGTTATATGCTTTATCTGCCCTCCGCAAAGAGGCACTGATCTCACCAGTGCTCTCAATGCCCCGTTCCTCTCCCTTCATCACGCACCCCCAGGCTTAAAGTTCTATTATACCTGCCTGCAATAAGATACCCCTTTTCCCCCTCTAAGAATTATCACGACATATCGTAAATTTTCTAGCCTCCCGCCCTTGCATCAGAAAACCGGCAGTGAAAGGTATTTCCCGGGGGCACATGGAATACCATCATACCCTCTGCAAGGTGGTGCCCTATGGGAGATTTTTTCAAAGAGTACATGGAGTTTCTGAAAAAGAACAAGAAGTGGATCCTGATCCCCCTTGTCGCCCTCATCATTGTGGTGATTCTGCTCATCATCTTCTCACGGGGGGGGTCACAGGCGCCTTTTACCTACAACCTTTTCTAGGCGCCTCCATGCATGACCCCGTCAGGAGCAGCCGTCACTCAACGGGCATACTGGCCATATTTCTCTCTCAGGTGCGGCTTCAGGGCATCGTACACAATGTCGGCAACTTTCGCAGCGCCGGCGTTGGTGAAATGAATATAATCATAGTAATAGGCCGAGTTTTTTGGCATTTTCCCGGCGAGATCGATAAAGTTGACCCCCTTCTCCCGGCAGACCTCTCTCGTCGCCTCGTTGTAAGCCTCAAGGATACTCCATTCAAGCTTTCCGCTTGAGCCCTCATAGACTTTCAAGGTCTCAAGGCTCACGCCTGTGGCTTGATCGGTGCCCTTTCCGTAAAGAGCAGGCTGCGTGAGGAAAAGGGGCTCGATACCGCAGGCTCTTGATGTCTCGATGAGCCTGAGCAGCCTTGCGCGGTAAGCCGGGATATGACGCTCCCTGTGGCGCGCCACTTCACGGGCGACAGTCTCTTCGGGGATATCAAGGCTTTCCAGGGTCGAGATATCAATGCTCTTGTGGGCAAGGTCCTTCTTCTGCGCATTGTAAACTCTCTCCAGGTTCATTGAGAGCAGCACGATCTCACTCTTCTCCAGCACTTTATCAAGCATCGCGCTGAAATCATCTTTTTCATCCTTTTTCAGGTTGTGACGGTCATATTCGCTCAGGTCATCGCGGCCCACATCATTGCCCCCCACGAGGAAAACCACCATGCGGGGCCTGATTTTACAG comes from the Candidatus Eremiobacterota bacterium genome and includes:
- a CDS encoding HD domain-containing protein encodes the protein APKAPGEPVMPRVDRPREVPESRAPKAPGEPVMPRVDRPREVAESRAPKAPGEPVVPRVDRPREVVEIRRTVPPLQAEMNMPLKSEKSEPVLPVEKAAAKGVPRSGRVEMSNRASELETGRSFILSTSLEMQPRLSARDNLITPPSRPAADELRIRLDGSHVEFQDQGRDRGDAVTRAKAARRSDAKSEKSALQEEKAGGVTGSQQREKAPSRPPLMEKSFVERKKKAAEKDENIPQFTRRGNTMIEAVRAIKETDRLFSMFGTAFHTSPFILDPSRNTVKINEKTESRKGIDSSMRVIDELSGNDSRFTEEESFQDFLRHEKEKTFERSASRKPGTGAKAPEEQSPRGSRGDLVDIQKEIHHEELVQETREMEKTAVETKKLIPDKQVEQAAKQAATSIESVIKKSQHDLWTGDEMAAKLIYLLMKASSTFTFEHSSRVIDLSVDLARELGITDRDELRTIEEGAMFHDVGEVELDLRKAPDSAKNRLSKYLGAVDLQNCSFLHDIGKVKIPDSILYKPGKLTDEEYEILKQHPVIGEAILKPIPSLQHVLPVVRHHHERYDGKGYPDKKTGEDTPLAARIVGITDAYDAMVSDRPYRKGMPVEDALAELKRCAGSHFDPRLVEAFVRIIEREKAGK
- a CDS encoding DUF5989 family protein, producing MGDFFKEYMEFLKKNKKWILIPLVALIIVVILLIIFSRGGSQAPFTYNLF
- a CDS encoding SGNH/GDSL hydrolase family protein, translated to MKDWKKILFRMAASLFMIALALEIFLRIYNPFPFRVKGDKIVLPVNRKYLIRNAKSPRLDREITHTKNSIGFRGDEPPADPSKALSLITVGGSTTECFFLSDGKTWPDLLGTRMKQDFREVWLNNAGLDGHSTFGHQVLLEDYLCKIRPRMVVFLVGGNDVGRDDLSEYDRHNLKKDEKDDFSAMLDKVLEKSEIVLLSMNLERVYNAQKKDLAHKSIDISTLESLDIPEETVAREVARHRERHIPAYRARLLRLIETSRACGIEPLFLTQPALYGKGTDQATGVSLETLKVYEGSSGKLEWSILEAYNEATREVCREKGVNFIDLAGKMPKNSAYYYDYIHFTNAGAAKVADIVYDALKPHLREKYGQYAR